In Acidobacteriota bacterium, the DNA window CGCCGTCTTGATCGAGTAATTGTCCTGTCCCGCAGCCAGCACGCGCGTCAGCAATTCGTCGAAGTAACGGCGGTGAGCAGCGCTTTCCGCTTCCGTGAAAATGCGTATACCGCTGATGTAACCATCACGATTGAACGCCGCGATTTGTTCGCGCGTCAGTGTTTGTGGCGCGGCCACACCGGCCTCGTGAAAGCGGAACTCGCGCGCCAGCTCAGCCAAGCGGTCGGCTTCGGGATAGAGTTTGTTGAATTCAGGATTGAAGTGGTGGTTGATGGGTTGGGAGTCAGCTTGTGTTTGTAACATTGTGTTGAAGGTTGGGACAGTGTGCCGGTACGGAACCGGGAGCGATAGCGACCGGGTTAGACGCCATCAAGTACGATCTGACTCGAAGCAAACCCGGTCGCTATCGCTCCCGGTTCCGTACCAACGTGTTCTGCTTTAATGATCAGTCTCGCGCAACAGGCGTTTCAAATTCAGCGTCGCCAGATAAATCGCCGTTTTACCTTCATGGCTGGCGTAATACGAAACCAGCAGTTGAGCGCCGCGCACGACCAGCCCCGCATAGCTGGTGTCGCCGCCGCTGGGCAAGGTCACGATTAGATTGACTGCGCCCTCCTTCGTCAGCCACGCCACATACGTGCTTGTCTGCCGGTCAGCCAAATGCCCACGCGTCACGCCCAGCAATCGCCCGTCCGGCAACGCGATAAAATTCGGCCCGCCCAGCCGCACGTTCTGCTCTTGCCACGTCCAATTTGTATACGGCGGACGGCTGCTGCCGAGAAAGCCGTTTTGCGTGCCGCGTTCGCGCCGCACCCAGGCCAGCATTTCGCCGTCGGGCAGGAAGCGCACGGTCGTCTCGTTGGGCCGCCCGGCAATCTCAAAGCTCGTCACCCATTGATACCGGATGCCATCGCGCGTCGAAACCAAATGCGCCTGATATTCATCACCGCCGGATTGGTACAACACGCCGTAACCGATGCCGCGCTGCCACGTCACGCGCCAGAGCCAGTCGGCGTCGGTTTTGATTTTCGGATCAATCTCCACCGGGCGCGGCACGCCAAAGTTGCGGCCCAGCTTGTCGGAAAAGGAAACCCGCGTGCGGCGCAGGCCCAGCTTTTCACCTTCGTAATACGAGCCGCCGATCAACAGCATCAACCGCCCATCCGGCGTGACTGACAATTTCGGATCACGCAAATCCACGCCTTCTTCGCTCAGCAACGCGGCTGCTTGCCAGTTCTGGCCGTCGGCGGAAGTGATGACGCGAATCGTGCCGTTGGTTCCCTCCTTGCCGGGCACATGGCCGGTGCCTTCGCGAAAAGTGCAATAGAGTTTGCCGTTGAATTCGACCAGGTCGGTAAAGGCGCTGTGCAACGCGCGGTCGTAAATGCGCACGACTGAGAGCAGGTATTTTTGGGCCGCCGTTTCCTGCGCCAGGGCGGCCAGGGCGTTGAATGCCAGCAACAATAGCACTGCCAGCAGACGCCTCATTTTGCCGCTCCACCCCATTGTTTCATTTGTTCGCGGGCGGCGTTGGTTTCGTCATAACGAATCGGTTGCACGCCGTTTTCTTTGACGAACCGCAACATGCGTTCGTCCACGTAGGCCAACCGTTCCCAATTCAAATTGTGCGCGACGGCGATGCCCGGATAGCCGGGATGACCCAGGTTGCGAATCTCATCATCGTCGTAAGCCAAATGCCCGACGATCAGATATTCGCCGTCTGGCACGGCCTTGAGCGCGTTCATCACATCCTGCACGTAATCACCTGTGTGGCGCCGATCAATCGGGCTGGGGCGCGGCAACGCCAGCCGTCCGCCAATTTGGCGCGTATCAATCAGGCGATTTTGCTGACACCAGGGGCCGAACTTATCGGCTAGGCCCGGCACCACTTGCACCGTGCCCATGTGTAAATCGGCATAGCGAATATCGAAGCCCAGCCGCCGCAATTTGTCGAGTTGCGCCTGCAATTCAATCAGCGCTTCGTCAGCCTTGGCACTGGCTTTGACGCCATCATTGGTCTGATGCAGATAGCCTTTGCCGTCAAGCAATGACGGCA includes these proteins:
- a CDS encoding ChbG/HpnK family deacetylase — protein: MNRRSFLQNSTLAVAAMYAAAPPSRIRLITRGDDLGCARSLNRAVKECYQNGILKNCSVLAASPYVEEAAKLLAKTKGLCFGLHTDLTSEWDNVKWGPVAPREKVPSLLDGKGYLHQTNDGVKASAKADEALIELQAQLDKLRRLGFDIRYADLHMGTVQVVPGLADKFGPWCQQNRLIDTRQIGGRLALPRPSPIDRRHTGDYVQDVMNALKAVPDGEYLIVGHLAYDDDEIRNLGHPGYPGIAVAHNLNWERLAYVDERMLRFVKENGVQPIRYDETNAAREQMKQWGGAAK
- a CDS encoding exo-alpha-sialidase, with protein sequence MGWSGKMRRLLAVLLLLAFNALAALAQETAAQKYLLSVVRIYDRALHSAFTDLVEFNGKLYCTFREGTGHVPGKEGTNGTIRVITSADGQNWQAAALLSEEGVDLRDPKLSVTPDGRLMLLIGGSYYEGEKLGLRRTRVSFSDKLGRNFGVPRPVEIDPKIKTDADWLWRVTWQRGIGYGVLYQSGGDEYQAHLVSTRDGIRYQWVTSFEIAGRPNETTVRFLPDGEMLAWVRRERGTQNGFLGSSRPPYTNWTWQEQNVRLGGPNFIALPDGRLLGVTRGHLADRQTSTYVAWLTKEGAVNLIVTLPSGGDTSYAGLVVRGAQLLVSYYASHEGKTAIYLATLNLKRLLRETDH